In a single window of the Mustela nigripes isolate SB6536 chromosome 17, MUSNIG.SB6536, whole genome shotgun sequence genome:
- the HRC gene encoding sarcoplasmic reticulum histidine-rich calcium-binding protein isoform X1 codes for MGHRGPWLHTSLLWVAVASLLLPPAMTQQLRGAGPGPSNWNNNAGVVGPSEDMSGDFGHSMHSHRGHKDENEDVSREYSHGDHRYQVHEVREENIPDEEVFSEHAQQADGHKGHRSEDVDDLDEPGPHFLSHRSHSHQDEDEDEIESSKDHHHTIKHVHRGHGEEDDEDEEEGVVSTEYGHQAHGHGGHGREEDEDASDEHPHHIPSHGHRGHEDDDDVFTEYGRQAHRHQGHEREEDEDLSDEHPHHVPSHGHRRHGEEGDDDDEVISTEYGHRHRGHGKEEDEDLSDEHNDHRPSHEHQGHREDEEEDMSTENGHQAHRHRGHGREEDEDISDEHHHHIPSHRHQGHGDEDGDEDESTEHWHQIPRHTHLGDEEEEEEEVTVMFSHHVASSQHPGPESTEEDDFPDEYKSVAHAHGVPKDEDEDISDKLDQQAPSHKQQGHQDEGPGHRGSAEDEISHQPLEHMGVKDRSHLRERDSEEGEKEENQSSHEKDDESSERGEEGTHHGSLDQQDEEDEEEGHGLSLSQEEEEEEKEEEKREGRAEVQTPLSQDHREGEEEEDGLEEEELPFTIIPNPMARREVAGRGSSEEQSGEEADLQGAQEYSNYQPGSLCGYCSFCNRCTECENCHCDEENMGEHCDQCQHCQFCYLCPLVCETVCTPGSYVDYFSSSLYQALADMLETPEP; via the exons ATGGGCCACCGGGGGCCATGGCTGCACACTTCTCTCCTCTGGGTGGCCGTGgccagcctgctcctcccccccgcCATGACCCAGCAGCTGAGAGGGGCTGGGCCGGGCCCCAGCAACTGGAACAACAATGCGGGAGTCGTGGGGCCCTCAGAGGACATGTCTGGTGACTTTGGCCACTCCATGCACAGCCACAGAGGCCACAAAGATGAGAATGAGGACGTCTCCAGGGAGTATAGTCACGGAGACCACAGGTACCAAGTCCACGAGGTCAGAGAAGAGAACATCCCGGATGAGGAGGTCTTCTCCGAACATGCTCAGCAGGCTGATGGGCACAAAGGCCACAGGAGCGAAGATGTGGATGATTTAGATGAGCCCGGGCCCCACTTCCTCAGCCACAGAAGCCACAGCCACCAAGACGAGGATGAGGATGAAATTGAGTCCAGCAAGGATCACCATCATACCATCAAGCACGTTCATAGAGGCCACGGAGAAGAGGATGATGAAGATGAAGAGGAAGGGGTGGTCTCCACTGAGTATGGACACCAGGCCCATGGGCATGGAGGCCACGGAAGGGAAGAGGATGAAGATGCTTCTGATGAACATCCCCATCACATCCCCAGCCACGGACACCGAGGccatgaggatgatgatgatgtctTCACTGAGTACGGACGCCAGGCCCACAGGCACCAAGGCCACGAGAGGGAAGAGGATGAAGACCTCTCAGATGAACATCCCCATCATGTCCCCAGCCACGGGCACCGACGCCATGGAGAagaaggtgatgatgatgatgaggtcATCTCCACCGAGTACGGACACAGGCACCGAGGCCACGGGAAGGAAGAGGATGAAGACCTCTCAGATGAACACAATGATCATAGACCCAGTCACGAACACCAAGGCCACagagaagatgaggaagaggacATGTCCACTGAGAATGGACACCAGGCCCACAGGCACCGAGGCCATGGGAGGGAAGAAGACGAAGACATCTCAGATGAACACCATCACCATATCCCCAGCCACAGACACCAAGGCCATGGAGACGAAGATGGGGATGAGGATGAGTCTACCGAACACTGGCACCAGATTCCCAGACATACTCACCTTGGAgacgaggaggaagaggaagaggaggtcaCAGTCATGTTCAGCCACCACGTTGCAAGCTCCCAACACCCGGGCCCCGAGAGCACGGAGGAGGACGACTTTCCAGATGAATATAAGTCAGTAGCCCATGCCCACGGAGTCCCCAAGGATGAAGATGAGGACATCTCTGACAAGCTTGATCAACAGGCTCCCAGCCACAAGCAACAAGGCCACCAAGATGAAGGGCCTGGCCACAGAGGGTCTGCGGAAGATGAGATTAGCCACCAGCCCCTGGAACACATGGGGGTCAAGGATAGAAgccatttgagggagagagattctgaggagggagagaaggaggaaaaccaGAGCTCCCACGAGAAAGACGATGAAAGCTCAGAACGGGGAGAAGAAGGCACCCACCATGGCAGCCTAGATCAGCAGGAtgaagaagatgaggaggaaggtCATGGCCTCAGCCtgagccaggaggaggaggaggaagagaaggaggaagagaagagggaagggagggctgAGGTTCAGACCCCACTGAGCCAAGACCAccgggagggggaagaggaggaagatgggctggaggaagaggagctCCCCTTCACCATCATCCCTAACCCTATGGCCAGGAGGGAGGTGGCCGGGCGTGGCTCCAGTGAGGAGCAGAGTGGCGAGGAGGCAG ATCTGCAGGGGGCACAGGAGTACAGCAACTACCAGCCTGGGTCCCTGTGCGGCTACTGCTCCTTCTGCAAT AGATGCACTGAATGTGAGAACTGTCACTGCGACGAGGAGAACATGGGGGAGCACTGCGACCAGTGCCAG
- the HRC gene encoding sarcoplasmic reticulum histidine-rich calcium-binding protein isoform X2 — MGHRGPWLHTSLLWVAVASLLLPPAMTQQLRGAGPGPSNWNNNAGVVGPSEDMSGDFGHSMHSHRGHKDENEDVSREYSHGDHRYQVHEVREENIPDEEVFSEHAQQADGHKGHRSEDVDDLDEPGPHFLSHRSHSHQDEDEDEIESSKDHHHTIKHVHRGHGEEDDEDEEEGVVSTEYGHQAHGHGGHGREEDEDASDEHPHHIPSHGHRGHEDDDDVFTEYGRQAHRHQGHEREEDEDLSDEHPHHVPSHGHRRHGEEGDDDDEVISTEYGHRHRGHGKEEDEDLSDEHNDHRPSHEHQGHREDEEEDMSTENGHQAHRHRGHGREEDEDISDEHHHHIPSHRHQGHGDEDGDEDESTEHWHQIPRHTHLGDEEEEEEEVTVMFSHHVASSQHPGPESTEEDDFPDEYKSVAHAHGVPKDEDEDISDKLDQQAPSHKQQGHQDEGPGHRGSAEDEISHQPLEHMGVKDRSHLRERDSEEGEKEENQSSHEKDDESSERGEEGTHHGSLDQQDEEDEEEGHGLSLSQEEEEEEKEEEKREGRAEVQTPLSQDHREGEEEEDGLEEEELPFTIIPNPMARREVAGRGSSEEQSGEEADLQGAQEYSNYQPGSLCGYCSFCNHCQFCYLCPLVCETVCTPGSYVDYFSSSLYQALADMLETPEP, encoded by the exons ATGGGCCACCGGGGGCCATGGCTGCACACTTCTCTCCTCTGGGTGGCCGTGgccagcctgctcctcccccccgcCATGACCCAGCAGCTGAGAGGGGCTGGGCCGGGCCCCAGCAACTGGAACAACAATGCGGGAGTCGTGGGGCCCTCAGAGGACATGTCTGGTGACTTTGGCCACTCCATGCACAGCCACAGAGGCCACAAAGATGAGAATGAGGACGTCTCCAGGGAGTATAGTCACGGAGACCACAGGTACCAAGTCCACGAGGTCAGAGAAGAGAACATCCCGGATGAGGAGGTCTTCTCCGAACATGCTCAGCAGGCTGATGGGCACAAAGGCCACAGGAGCGAAGATGTGGATGATTTAGATGAGCCCGGGCCCCACTTCCTCAGCCACAGAAGCCACAGCCACCAAGACGAGGATGAGGATGAAATTGAGTCCAGCAAGGATCACCATCATACCATCAAGCACGTTCATAGAGGCCACGGAGAAGAGGATGATGAAGATGAAGAGGAAGGGGTGGTCTCCACTGAGTATGGACACCAGGCCCATGGGCATGGAGGCCACGGAAGGGAAGAGGATGAAGATGCTTCTGATGAACATCCCCATCACATCCCCAGCCACGGACACCGAGGccatgaggatgatgatgatgtctTCACTGAGTACGGACGCCAGGCCCACAGGCACCAAGGCCACGAGAGGGAAGAGGATGAAGACCTCTCAGATGAACATCCCCATCATGTCCCCAGCCACGGGCACCGACGCCATGGAGAagaaggtgatgatgatgatgaggtcATCTCCACCGAGTACGGACACAGGCACCGAGGCCACGGGAAGGAAGAGGATGAAGACCTCTCAGATGAACACAATGATCATAGACCCAGTCACGAACACCAAGGCCACagagaagatgaggaagaggacATGTCCACTGAGAATGGACACCAGGCCCACAGGCACCGAGGCCATGGGAGGGAAGAAGACGAAGACATCTCAGATGAACACCATCACCATATCCCCAGCCACAGACACCAAGGCCATGGAGACGAAGATGGGGATGAGGATGAGTCTACCGAACACTGGCACCAGATTCCCAGACATACTCACCTTGGAgacgaggaggaagaggaagaggaggtcaCAGTCATGTTCAGCCACCACGTTGCAAGCTCCCAACACCCGGGCCCCGAGAGCACGGAGGAGGACGACTTTCCAGATGAATATAAGTCAGTAGCCCATGCCCACGGAGTCCCCAAGGATGAAGATGAGGACATCTCTGACAAGCTTGATCAACAGGCTCCCAGCCACAAGCAACAAGGCCACCAAGATGAAGGGCCTGGCCACAGAGGGTCTGCGGAAGATGAGATTAGCCACCAGCCCCTGGAACACATGGGGGTCAAGGATAGAAgccatttgagggagagagattctgaggagggagagaaggaggaaaaccaGAGCTCCCACGAGAAAGACGATGAAAGCTCAGAACGGGGAGAAGAAGGCACCCACCATGGCAGCCTAGATCAGCAGGAtgaagaagatgaggaggaaggtCATGGCCTCAGCCtgagccaggaggaggaggaggaagagaaggaggaagagaagagggaagggagggctgAGGTTCAGACCCCACTGAGCCAAGACCAccgggagggggaagaggaggaagatgggctggaggaagaggagctCCCCTTCACCATCATCCCTAACCCTATGGCCAGGAGGGAGGTGGCCGGGCGTGGCTCCAGTGAGGAGCAGAGTGGCGAGGAGGCAG ATCTGCAGGGGGCACAGGAGTACAGCAACTACCAGCCTGGGTCCCTGTGCGGCTACTGCTCCTTCTGCAAT